The following proteins come from a genomic window of Paucimonas lemoignei:
- a CDS encoding short chain dehydrogenase translates to MKRVLIIGATSAIATACARLWASEGSDFFLVARNADKLEQTAADLKARGAKTITVHEMDATDLAAHPSMLESCLLALGQIDVALIAHGTLPDQKTCERDVSVAMQEFANNGTSVIALLTLLAQQFETQRWGSLAVISSVAGDRGRPSNYLYGAAKAAVSTFSEGLQARLFKVGVHVLTIKPGFVDTPMTKGLALPAALLAQPQQVAERIVAGIARKAPTLYTPGFWALIMLIIRSIPQPVFKRLNL, encoded by the coding sequence ATGAAACGAGTACTGATCATTGGCGCGACCTCGGCCATCGCCACCGCCTGCGCCCGCTTGTGGGCCAGCGAGGGCAGCGACTTTTTCCTGGTGGCGCGCAATGCCGACAAACTCGAGCAGACCGCCGCCGACCTCAAGGCCCGTGGCGCCAAAACCATCACCGTGCACGAAATGGACGCCACTGACCTCGCAGCCCACCCCTCCATGCTGGAAAGCTGCCTGCTGGCCCTGGGGCAGATCGATGTGGCACTGATCGCCCACGGCACCCTGCCCGACCAGAAAACCTGCGAGCGTGACGTCAGCGTCGCCATGCAAGAGTTCGCCAACAACGGCACCTCGGTCATCGCGTTGCTGACCCTGTTGGCCCAGCAATTCGAAACCCAGCGCTGGGGCAGTCTGGCGGTGATCTCATCGGTGGCCGGTGATCGCGGTCGGCCCTCGAACTACCTGTATGGCGCCGCAAAAGCCGCCGTTTCGACCTTCAGCGAAGGCCTGCAAGCGCGGCTTTTCAAGGTCGGCGTGCACGTGCTGACCATCAAGCCGGGCTTTGTCGACACCCCCATGACCAAAGGCCTGGCTTTGCCTGCCGCTCTACTGGCGCAGCCGCAACAAGTGGCCGAACGCATCGTCGCGGGCATCGCGCGCAAAGCGCCCACGTTGTACACGCCGGGATTCTGGGCGCTGATCATGCTGATCATCCGCTCGATCCCTCAACCGGTGTTCAAGAGGCTCAACCTATGA
- the dprE1 gene encoding FAD linked oxidase domain-containing protein, which produces MTASLYSWGRYPQAPQNGHACQWIDGLTDHLSTVIDTHRTSLPYGNGRSYGDSCLAASDQVIHMRSLDHFIRADWKHGTVRVEAGVTLAEILAAAIPHGWFLPVTPGTQFATVGGAIANDVHGKNHHLRGTFGNHVLGFGLLRHGEKAQICSPSENARMFAATIGGLGLTGVINWADLQLMPIRSSQIDSTVVRFANLAEFFSLSAELDHQHEYSVAWIDCLAKGANTGRGVFIVGDHARYGSLEVEQASPLKVPLTPPISLINNLSLRSFNSLYWNVHPKKRTAKRSAYTPFFYPLDRILHWNRIYGRKGFEQYQCVIPEASAEAAMAELLGAIADSGQGSFLAVLKRCGDIASPGLLSFPMPGTSLALDFPHSSDLHHSLFPRLDAIVRAAGGRLYPAKDAHMSGSDFRQAYPAWERLEALRDTSLMSRFWERVSS; this is translated from the coding sequence ATGACGGCGTCTCTGTACTCATGGGGGCGCTACCCCCAGGCCCCGCAAAACGGGCATGCCTGCCAGTGGATCGACGGTTTGACCGATCACCTGAGCACCGTCATCGACACGCATCGCACCAGCCTGCCCTACGGCAACGGCCGCAGCTATGGCGACAGCTGCCTGGCGGCCAGCGATCAGGTGATCCACATGCGCAGCCTGGATCATTTCATCCGCGCCGACTGGAAACACGGCACCGTGCGCGTTGAGGCGGGTGTCACCCTGGCCGAGATCCTCGCGGCCGCGATCCCCCACGGCTGGTTTCTGCCGGTCACCCCCGGCACCCAGTTCGCCACCGTCGGGGGCGCCATTGCCAATGACGTGCATGGCAAGAATCATCATCTGCGCGGCACCTTTGGCAACCATGTGCTGGGCTTTGGCTTGCTGCGTCACGGTGAAAAAGCGCAGATCTGCTCACCCTCGGAAAACGCACGGATGTTCGCCGCCACGATTGGCGGGCTGGGCCTGACCGGAGTGATCAACTGGGCCGACCTGCAACTGATGCCGATCCGCTCCAGCCAGATCGACAGCACAGTGGTGCGCTTTGCCAACCTCGCGGAGTTCTTCAGCCTGTCGGCCGAGCTGGACCATCAGCATGAATACAGCGTGGCCTGGATCGACTGCCTGGCCAAAGGCGCGAACACCGGGCGCGGCGTGTTCATCGTGGGCGACCACGCGCGCTACGGCTCGCTGGAGGTCGAACAGGCCAGCCCGCTGAAAGTGCCTCTGACCCCGCCGATCTCGCTGATCAACAACCTGTCATTGCGCAGCTTCAACTCGCTGTACTGGAACGTCCACCCCAAAAAGCGCACCGCCAAACGCAGTGCCTACACGCCGTTTTTCTACCCGCTGGATCGCATCCTGCACTGGAACCGCATCTATGGCCGCAAGGGCTTTGAGCAGTATCAGTGCGTGATCCCCGAGGCCAGCGCTGAGGCTGCCATGGCCGAACTGCTGGGTGCGATTGCCGACTCTGGTCAGGGCTCGTTCCTGGCGGTGCTCAAGCGCTGCGGCGATATCGCTTCGCCGGGGCTGTTGTCATTTCCCATGCCCGGCACCTCGCTGGCACTGGACTTCCCCCACAGCAGTGACCTGCACCACAGCCTGTTTCCGCGTCTGGATGCGATTGTGCGCGCCGCCGGTGGCCGACTGTATCCGGCCAAGGACGCGCACATGAGCGGCAGCGATTTCCGCCAGGCGTACCCCGCCTGGGAGCGGCTCGAAGCGCTGCGCGATACCTCCCTGATGTCCCGCTTTTGGGAACGTGTGTCTTCATGA
- a CDS encoding phosphoribose diphosphate:decaprenyl-phosphate phosphoribosyltransferase produces MARVQGRVRETNPPDPLISSPPLVVDLDGTLLRSDLLMETAMAFIRSRPLHVFKLFGWLMKGKAALKEGLALATDIDVAVLPYDSEIIALIEAERAKGRMIVLATASHESLATRIAEHLQLFDLVVASNAERNLSSHTKRDLLVDHFGEKGFDYLGNSRDDLAIWGAARHAIVVNPEQGVESRAKVLGNVEQVIRSNAPTLRDWRKALRMHQWMKNALIFVPLLAAHQLGQTQQLLNGALAFLFFGLCASSVYVLNDLLDLADDRHHSTKRKRPFACGKLSIKAGLVIVPVLLIAAFGSAALLLPWQFSAVLAAYYGLTLAYSLTLKRQMVTDVIVLAMLYTARILAGAAAFNLPLTFWILAFSMFMFLSLALVKRYAELREARAKDLQDKARGRGYYPGDLDMIASLGASSGHLAVMVLALYIHDGSTAALYGHPHVIWLACPLLLFWITRVWMLTHRGLMNDDPVVFAIRDRMSQAVGVLFAIVFWVAA; encoded by the coding sequence ATGGCGAGAGTTCAGGGAAGAGTTCGAGAAACTAACCCTCCTGACCCTTTAATAAGCAGCCCCCCTTTAGTTGTCGATCTGGACGGCACTTTGTTGCGTTCCGACTTGTTGATGGAGACGGCGATGGCGTTCATTCGCAGCCGCCCCTTGCACGTGTTCAAACTGTTTGGCTGGTTAATGAAAGGCAAGGCTGCCCTCAAGGAAGGTCTCGCGCTGGCCACCGATATCGATGTGGCAGTTCTGCCCTATGACAGCGAAATCATTGCGCTGATCGAAGCCGAACGCGCCAAGGGACGCATGATCGTGCTCGCCACGGCCAGTCACGAAAGCCTTGCCACACGCATCGCTGAGCATCTGCAGTTGTTTGATCTGGTGGTGGCCTCCAACGCCGAGCGCAACCTGTCCTCGCACACCAAACGCGACTTGCTGGTGGACCACTTCGGTGAGAAAGGCTTCGACTACCTGGGCAATTCCCGCGACGACTTGGCGATCTGGGGCGCGGCGCGCCACGCCATTGTGGTCAACCCCGAGCAGGGCGTGGAGAGCCGGGCCAAGGTGCTGGGCAATGTCGAACAGGTGATCCGCTCCAACGCCCCGACCCTGCGCGACTGGCGCAAAGCCTTGCGTATGCACCAATGGATGAAAAACGCGCTGATCTTCGTGCCGCTGCTGGCCGCTCACCAGTTGGGGCAAACGCAACAACTGCTCAACGGCGCCCTGGCGTTCCTGTTTTTCGGGCTGTGCGCCTCCAGCGTGTACGTGCTTAACGATCTGCTGGACCTGGCAGACGACCGACACCATTCAACCAAACGCAAACGGCCTTTTGCCTGCGGCAAGTTGTCGATCAAGGCCGGGCTGGTCATCGTGCCCGTGCTGTTGATCGCCGCGTTTGGCAGTGCAGCCCTGCTGTTGCCCTGGCAGTTCAGTGCCGTTCTGGCGGCCTACTATGGGCTGACCCTGGCGTATTCCCTGACCCTGAAACGGCAGATGGTCACCGATGTGATCGTCCTGGCGATGCTCTACACCGCACGGATCCTGGCGGGCGCGGCGGCCTTCAATTTGCCGCTGACCTTCTGGATTCTGGCCTTTTCAATGTTCATGTTTCTCAGCCTGGCGCTGGTCAAGCGTTACGCCGAGCTCCGCGAAGCCCGGGCCAAAGACCTGCAGGACAAAGCCCGTGGGCGCGGTTATTACCCCGGCGACCTGGACATGATTGCCTCGTTGGGCGCTTCGTCCGGGCATCTGGCCGTGATGGTGCTGGCCCTGTACATCCACGATGGCTCCACCGCCGCCCTTTATGGCCACCCCCATGTGATCTGGCTGGCCTGCCCACTGCTGCTGTTCTGGATCACCCGGGTCTGGATGCTCACCCATCGCGGCCTGATGAACGACGACCCGGTGGTGTTCGCCATTCGAGATCGCATGAGCCAGGCGGTCGGCGTGCTGTTCGCCATTGTGTTCTGGGTGGCCGCATGA